A DNA window from Chlamydia felis Fe/C-56 contains the following coding sequences:
- a CDS encoding protease-like activity factor CPAF has translation MKVKRLTALICSLIMGFQISVSAKTLVQKNACSDLDFLEHLLDVKYAPKEWKRKLFHWNLRDATDQARLRLNIEEDPTTRYCQGVLAQYISDLNDFHAGITFYATENSHLPYTIKLSNTHKCYVVEVHTYSSEISVGDEILEMDGMPIMEMIESVRTGRGTLADYAAATRTLFSRSAALGHQIPIGIATLKIRRPSGLTRTVKVKWRHTPEHIQDLALIAPLVKEPVIDMKAGRALPLLSSNSNKCLFSNEMVPYFWKELREQYKRGLNSDYNIGSKKGFLPDFGMVTWKAKSGPYHAYIFTCTDSHGRSHDIGFVRISTYSWTDMEDLSIENMETPWNDFDKIISVLEEKTEALIVDQTNNPGGSVFYLYALISRLTDRPLPTPTHRMILTQNEVQSAIKWLELLEGVETDEQARQALGEDMEGYPIDMSAVGYLQTFSESVLKCWSNGDINLSTPMPLLGFAHVHPHPEYRYTRPVCILINEEDFSCGDLFPAIMKDSGRALIVGTPTAGAGGFVFNVEFPNRTGIKSCSLTGSLAVRQDGSYIENLGVAPHVSLSFTDRDVQSGKYPDYISNVKSLVLDLIDKQADMDASRTE, from the coding sequence ATGAAAGTAAAACGACTTACAGCTCTGATTTGCTCCCTAATAATGGGTTTTCAAATTTCGGTTTCTGCTAAGACCTTAGTTCAAAAAAATGCATGTTCTGATTTAGATTTTTTGGAACACTTGCTAGATGTTAAGTACGCTCCCAAAGAATGGAAGCGTAAACTGTTTCATTGGAACCTTAGGGATGCAACGGATCAAGCTCGTTTAAGATTGAACATAGAGGAAGATCCCACAACAAGGTATTGTCAGGGAGTTCTTGCTCAGTATATTTCTGATTTAAATGACTTTCATGCTGGGATTACCTTCTACGCTACTGAGAACTCTCACTTACCCTATACTATCAAGTTAAGTAACACTCATAAGTGTTATGTTGTCGAGGTTCATACCTACAGTTCTGAGATTTCTGTGGGTGATGAAATTTTAGAGATGGACGGCATGCCAATCATGGAAATGATTGAAAGTGTACGCACCGGTAGGGGAACTCTGGCTGATTATGCCGCAGCTACACGAACTCTCTTTTCACGCTCTGCTGCTCTAGGTCATCAGATTCCTATAGGAATAGCTACATTAAAAATTCGTCGTCCCAGCGGTTTAACGCGTACTGTAAAAGTTAAGTGGCGTCATACTCCTGAACATATTCAGGATTTAGCTTTGATCGCTCCTTTAGTAAAGGAACCGGTAATAGATATGAAAGCTGGACGTGCCTTACCTTTATTATCTAGTAATTCTAATAAGTGTTTATTCTCTAACGAAATGGTCCCTTATTTCTGGAAAGAACTCCGGGAGCAATATAAGCGTGGTTTAAATAGTGATTACAATATTGGAAGTAAAAAAGGTTTCTTACCGGATTTCGGAATGGTAACATGGAAAGCAAAAAGTGGCCCTTACCATGCTTATATATTCACATGTACGGATTCTCATGGAAGATCTCATGATATTGGATTTGTAAGGATTTCTACATATTCTTGGACAGACATGGAAGATCTTAGTATTGAGAATATGGAGACCCCGTGGAATGATTTTGATAAGATCATTAGTGTTCTTGAGGAAAAAACAGAAGCTTTGATTGTTGATCAGACAAATAACCCCGGTGGTAGCGTATTCTATCTTTATGCTTTAATTTCTAGATTAACAGACAGGCCTTTACCTACACCTACACATAGAATGATTCTAACTCAAAATGAAGTTCAATCTGCAATAAAATGGTTAGAGCTTTTAGAAGGTGTTGAAACTGATGAGCAAGCAAGACAGGCTCTTGGAGAGGATATGGAAGGTTATCCTATTGATATGAGTGCTGTGGGATATTTGCAAACATTCTCTGAATCTGTTTTAAAATGCTGGTCAAATGGAGATATCAATCTCTCTACACCTATGCCTTTGTTAGGATTTGCTCATGTTCATCCACATCCAGAGTATCGTTACACGCGTCCTGTCTGTATATTGATTAATGAAGAAGATTTCTCTTGTGGTGACTTATTCCCAGCAATTATGAAAGATAGTGGCCGAGCTCTCATTGTGGGAACTCCTACAGCAGGGGCTGGGGGATTTGTTTTCAACGTAGAATTTCCTAATAGAACAGGCATTAAAAGTTGTTCTTTAACAGGATCTTTAGCAGTGCGACAAGACGGTTCTTACATAGAGAATCTAGGAGTTGCTCCTCACGTATCTCTAAGTTTTACTGATAGGGACGTGCAATCAGGAAAATATCCGGATTACATTAGTAATGTAAAATCTCTAGTTCTTGATCTTATTGATAAACAAGCGGATATGGATGCTTCTCGTACGGAATAG
- the ispH gene encoding 4-hydroxy-3-methylbut-2-enyl diphosphate reductase produces the protein MRRVILSNPRGFCAGVVRAIQVVEAALEKWGAPIYVKHEIVHNRHVVDDLRRRGAIFIENLSDIPCGGKVIYSAHGIPPEVREEAKNRNLFDIDATCVLVTKIHSAVKLYASKGYQIILIGKKKHVEVIGIYGEAPDSVTVVEKVEDVENLPFGIDTPLFFVTQTTLSLDDVAEITQALKVRYPNVITLPSSSVCYATQNRQEALRSVLPRVNFVYVVGDVQSSNSNRLREVAERRNIPARLVNSPDHISDEILNYSGDIAITAGASTPENIVQLCISRLKELIPDLQVEEDIFAIEDVVFQPPKELRN, from the coding sequence ATGCGCAGGGTTATATTAAGTAATCCCAGAGGTTTTTGCGCCGGGGTAGTTCGCGCTATCCAAGTAGTAGAGGCTGCTTTAGAGAAGTGGGGAGCGCCCATTTATGTGAAACATGAAATTGTTCATAACCGTCATGTGGTAGATGATCTCAGAAGACGCGGGGCTATTTTTATCGAAAACCTGAGTGATATTCCTTGTGGGGGAAAGGTTATCTATTCTGCACACGGCATTCCTCCTGAGGTTCGTGAAGAGGCAAAAAATCGAAATCTTTTTGATATTGATGCAACCTGTGTGTTGGTAACTAAAATTCATTCTGCGGTTAAGCTTTATGCAAGTAAGGGTTATCAAATTATTTTGATTGGAAAGAAAAAACATGTGGAAGTTATTGGGATTTATGGAGAAGCTCCCGATAGTGTTACAGTAGTAGAGAAGGTAGAAGATGTTGAAAATCTACCCTTTGGTATTGATACACCTTTATTTTTTGTCACCCAAACTACATTGAGTCTGGATGATGTTGCAGAAATTACCCAAGCCTTAAAGGTTCGTTATCCTAATGTTATTACGTTACCTAGTTCCTCTGTATGTTATGCTACGCAGAATCGTCAGGAGGCACTACGTTCGGTATTGCCTAGAGTGAATTTTGTTTATGTTGTTGGAGATGTTCAAAGTTCCAACTCTAACCGTTTACGCGAGGTCGCAGAAAGGAGAAATATACCCGCAAGGCTAGTGAATAGTCCGGATCATATTTCTGACGAGATTTTAAATTATTCTGGTGATATTGCAATAACAGCAGGAGCATCTACTCCCGAGAATATAGTTCAACTTTGTATTTCTAGGTTGAAAGAATTAATTCCCGATTTACAAGTTGAAGAAGATATATTTGCTATAGAAGATGTCGTATTCCAACCGCCTAAAGAGCTTCGCAACTAA
- a CDS encoding class I SAM-dependent methyltransferase, translated as MSYSNRLKSFATKKSSFLYILRVVIHRMWFSVREYVYLSCSLYVKYPKLVIYDLAKFLYSLLRSPYRKLRRSSQSSLLKEGNVYGESPWSVLNKVSKEFGVTSQDVVYDLGCGLGKVCFWFSHVLRCQVVGIDNQSDFIRFSSRIHRLLSLQTAVFFKEYFYETQLSQASCVYFYGSSYSLKVLKSVLTVLKELKPGNMVISISFPLDSLPGGDLLFFTEKSCDVTFPWGKTKAYKNIRK; from the coding sequence ATGTCGTATTCCAACCGCCTAAAGAGCTTCGCAACTAAAAAGTCCTCTTTCCTATATATATTGCGAGTAGTGATTCACAGAATGTGGTTCTCTGTTAGGGAATATGTTTATCTATCCTGCTCGCTTTATGTTAAGTACCCAAAATTAGTTATATATGATCTAGCGAAGTTCTTGTATTCTTTATTGAGAAGTCCCTACAGAAAATTGCGCCGTTCTTCTCAATCCTCGTTATTAAAAGAAGGAAATGTATACGGAGAGTCCCCCTGGTCGGTTTTAAATAAAGTAAGCAAGGAATTCGGAGTGACTTCTCAAGATGTTGTTTATGACTTAGGATGTGGATTAGGGAAGGTTTGCTTTTGGTTTTCTCACGTTTTGAGATGTCAGGTTGTTGGTATAGATAATCAGTCTGATTTTATTCGTTTTTCCTCTCGTATACACCGCTTGTTGTCTTTACAGACGGCAGTTTTTTTTAAAGAATATTTTTATGAAACACAATTGTCACAAGCTTCTTGTGTCTATTTTTATGGTTCCTCGTATTCTTTAAAGGTGTTAAAAAGTGTTTTAACAGTTTTAAAAGAACTAAAACCAGGAAATATGGTTATTAGTATTTCCTTTCCTTTAGATTCTCTGCCTGGAGGTGATTTGCTATTTTTCACGGAAAAAAGTTGCGATGTTACCTTCCCTTGGGGAAAGACAAAAGCGTATAAAAATATACGAAAATAG
- a CDS encoding SycD/LcrH family type III secretion system chaperone, producing MSYLAYLLEKIASSSKEDYPFPDDLESYLSGYFPNKDLPLDTYQKLFRISSEELERVYKEGYNAYLNREYQTSSETFRWLVFFNPFVSKFWFSLGASLHMSKLYPQALHAYAVTALLRDKDPYPHYYAYICYTLMDKQEEASKALELAWERAKNHSAYQDLKAEILDIKNHT from the coding sequence ATGTCATACTTAGCTTATTTATTAGAAAAAATAGCTTCCTCTAGCAAAGAAGACTATCCCTTTCCGGATGATTTGGAAAGTTATCTCTCGGGCTACTTTCCAAATAAAGATCTTCCATTAGACACCTATCAAAAACTATTCAGAATTTCTTCTGAAGAGTTAGAGCGTGTTTATAAAGAAGGTTACAATGCTTACCTAAATAGAGAGTATCAAACCAGTAGCGAAACTTTCCGTTGGTTAGTGTTTTTTAATCCTTTTGTCTCTAAATTTTGGTTTTCTCTAGGGGCTTCTCTTCATATGAGTAAACTCTATCCTCAAGCCCTACATGCTTATGCGGTAACTGCGTTATTACGAGATAAGGATCCCTACCCCCATTATTATGCCTATATTTGTTACACTCTTATGGATAAACAAGAGGAAGCAAGTAAGGCTTTAGAACTTGCCTGGGAGCGTGCAAAAAATCATAGCGCTTATCAAGACCTAAAAGCTGAAATCTTGGATATCAAAAACCATACATAA